Proteins encoded within one genomic window of Anastrepha ludens isolate Willacy chromosome 4, idAnaLude1.1, whole genome shotgun sequence:
- the LOC128862286 gene encoding transmembrane emp24 domain-containing protein B produces the protein MSFLTWHASLLLSVFFLICFLTYTATNNAETQEIHKPWYEKLPAVAMDYKVHIDAGKEDCYYQYVQAGATFYVSFSVVRGGDGMAGFAVRNPQNQIVKPYQWQATADYTDQVSPGGYYSVCIDNQFSRFAGKLVNIYITVVKYDAWDKYAKEIEELQLNLQNFTVTLGTVERNINDMLSYQSYSRNREARDYALLIDNNGYIQTFSLCQILVIILACSVQVFLVRKLFDVKISSKTRI, from the exons atgagTTTTTTGACGTGGCACGCAAGTTTATTACTATcggtatttttcttaatttgtttccTCACATATACTGCGACCAACAATGCCGAAACGCAGGAAATCCACAAGCCTTGGTATGAGAAGCTACCAGCGGTAGCCATGGATTACAAGGTACACATCGATGCTGGTAAAGAGGACTGCTACTATCAGTATGTGCAGGCGGGTGCCACATTTTACGTTTCATTTAGT GTTGTGCGTGGTGGTGATGGCATGGCTGGGTTTGCTGTGCGTAATCCCCAGAATCAGATAGTGAAACCATATCAATGGCAAGCCACTGCAGATTATACAGATCAAGTCTCCCCTGGAGGCTATTACTCCGTGTGCATTGATAATCAGTTCTCCCGTTTTGCCGGCAAATTGGTAAACATTTATATCACGGTTGTGAAATATGATGCATGGGACAAATATGCTAAAGAAATTGAAGAGCTACAGCtgaatttgcaaaatttcaca GTTACCCTCGGCACCGTGGAGCGAAACATTAACGATATGCTGTCATACCAATCCTATAGTCGAAATCGCGAAGCCCGTGATTATGCTTTGCTAATTGATAACAACggttacatacaaacattttccCTATGCCAAATTCTGGTTATCATCCTAGCATGCTCTGTACAG GTATTCCTCGTACGAAAACTCTTTGATGTGAAGATATCATCCAAAACACGCATTTGA